A window of Coturnix japonica isolate 7356 chromosome 2, Coturnix japonica 2.1, whole genome shotgun sequence contains these coding sequences:
- the CLEC3B gene encoding tetranectin, with protein sequence MALRGACLLLCLISLAHVSVQQNGKGRQKPAASKKDGVSLKMIEDLKAMIDNISQEVALLKEKQALQTVCLKGTKIHLKCFLAFSESKTYHEASEHCISQGGTLGTPQGGEENDALYDYMRKSIGNEAEIWLGLNDMAAEGKWVDMTGGPIRYKNWETEITTQPDGGKLENCAALSGVAVGKWFDKRCKEQLPYVCQFMIV encoded by the exons ATGGCACTGCGGGgagcctgcctgctgctctgtctCATCTCCCTTGCACACGTCTCAGTCCAGCAGAATGGCAAGGGCAGGCAGAAGCCGGCTGCCTCCAAGAAAG ATGGTGTGAGCCTCAAAATGATTGAAGACCTGAAGGCCATGATTGACAACATCTCTCAGGAGGTTGCTCTACTGAAGGAGAAGCAAGCACTTCAGACAG TCTGCCTGAAAGGCACCAAAATTCACCTGAAGTGCTTCCTGGCGTTCTCTGAGAGCAAGACATATCACGAAGCCAGCGAGCACTGCATCTCGCAGGGAGGCACACTGGGCACGCCGCAGGGTGGAGAGGAGAACGACGCGCTTTACGACTACATGCGCAAGAGCATCGGGAACGAGGCAGAGATCTGGCTGGGCCTCAATGACATGGCAGCTGAGGGCAAGTGGGTTGACATGACGGGTGGCCCCATCCGCTACAAGAACTGGGAGACCGAGATCACCACCCAGCCCGATGGCGGCAAGCTGGAAAACTGCGCAGCCTTGTCAGGGGTGGCGGTGGGCAAATGGTTTGACAAGCGGTGCAAGGAGCAGCTGCCCTACGTCTGCCAGTTCATGATCGTGTAG